One Mus musculus strain C57BL/6J chromosome X, GRCm38.p6 C57BL/6J DNA window includes the following coding sequences:
- the Gm16430 gene encoding predicted gene 16430 isoform X1, with protein sequence MALKKLWAIPKDGYLLLLDYDDEDDDINFLEEAHSEENVSFSEEWQRFASSVETPIENRNLLSGEQQDGNASKLDLMEEQNPVTHDDENEIPEEIVGDTREMINNKSCEQYKTTFQKFDMDVQNFNEQQEKSVGLMNLETNNSDMLFDVDGELRK encoded by the exons atggctcttaagaaactGTGGGCGATACCAAAGGACGGTTACTTATTACTTCTTGACTATGATGATGAAGACGATGACATAAATTTTTTGGAGGAGGCTCATTCTGAAG aaaACGTAAGTTTCTCAGAGGAATGGCAGCGTTTTGCAAGTTCTGTAGAGACACCAATAGAAAACAGGAATTTGTTAAGTGGTGAACAGCAAGATGGGAATGCTTCAAAATTGGATCTTATGGAAG AACAGAATCCAGTAACTCATGATGATGAGAATGAAATTCCTGAAGAAATCGTTGGAGATACacg ggagaTGATCAACAACAAGTCGTGTGAGCAGTAtaaaactacatttcagaagtttgATATGGATGTCCAGAATTTCAATGaacaacaagaaaaatcagtg ggtttgatgAACTTGGAGACCAACAACTCCGATATGctttttgatgtagatggtgaaTTGAGAAAATGA